The region ATCCGGAACTATTAGAAGTAAAGAAAACAGACTGTGAAGTTCATAATAGTGCAACCATGACGTTAGAAGAAGTTATGGAGGTAATGATACGGGGAGAAGCAGAAGGAAAATTGATCGTGAGGCTTCATACCGGCGATCCATGCTTGTATGGTGCCATTCGTGAGCAGATGGATTTACTAGATGAAAAAAATATTGCTTATGAAGTGTGTCCCGGAGTTAGCTCATTTTGTGGTGCAGCTTCTGCTTTGAATCTCGAGTATACCTTACCTGACGTGTCACAGAGTGTCATTATCACACGGATGGCAGGCAGGACTCCGGTTCCTGAAAAAGAAGAAATTGCATCCTTCGCAGCTCATCAAGCTACTATGGTTATCTTTCTTAGCACGGGAATGTTAAAGCAATTATCTGAGCAGCTCATTGCGGGAGGATATGATAAAGATACTCCGGCAGCGATTGTTTATAAGGCAACTTGGAAGGATGAGAAGAAATTTATTTGTACGGTAGATACGCTTGCACAAACAGCAGTGGAGAATAATATTACAAAAACTGCTCTGATTATTGTGGGTGATGTAATTGCCCATAGCAACTATCGTCGTTCTGAGCTGTATAATCCCACTTTTTCTACTGAGTTCCGACCGGCTAGTGTATGATAAATTATCTTAGGGTACCCGAAACTTGTCCAGTGTGGAAAAGGAAAAGCAGATAAGAAAATGCAAGATATTTACAGAATGTTGTACTAGCATAGGAAGGAGGAATAGATGGTATGAAAGTTAGCTTAATTAGTTTTACATTAAATGGAGCGAAGCTCGGTCACAATCTTTTGATGCTTCTAAAAGTACAGGAATATGAAGCAAGAGCATTTACCATCGGAGCCTATGCACAAGAAACAGGATTGGAATCCATTAATGAGCCTTTGAAGGAATGGACGAAAAGGCAGTTTGATGAAGCGGAGGGGATTATTTTCATCGGTGCAACAGGGATTGCAGTAAGAGCGATTGCTCCGTTTGTCAAAGATAAAACGAAGGATCCGGCAGTTCTCGTAATAGATGAAAAAGGAGAGTTTGTGATTCCACTTCTCTCGGGTCATATTGGGGGAGCTAATGAATTGGCATATGAGATCGCTAGTCTCATTAGAGCTATTCCAGTTATTACAACTGCAACTGATATCAATCAGAAATTTGCAGTTGATTTATTTACTAAGAAAAATAATTTATATATATCCAGAATGGATTACGCAAAAGAAATATCAGCAGCAGTTTTAAATAATAGGAAGATTGGATTTGAGAGCGACTTTCCGGTGATTGGTACACTTCCCAATGACCTTACAGATAATAATGATCTGACAAATAATGAGGATTGTGAATATGGGATATGCATTTCTCTGAATGAAAAGAAAGAACCATATGAGAGAACCTTAAACCTTATTCCCAAAATAATAACCCTGGGGATTGGGTGCAGAAAAGGGAAAGCATCGGATGAGATTGAAAAGGTCGTTTCTGAGGTATTGAAGATGAATCATGTATCCATTCATTCGGTCGCGAATGTTTCATCCATAGATTTAAAGAAAGAAGAAGCAGGACTATTGGAATTTTGTGATAAATTTGATTTAAAATTGATTACTTATCCGGCAGAAGTGTTAGAAAAAGTGCAAGGAAACTATAATGAATCAGACTTTGTAAAGTCTGTAACCGGAATCGGAAATGTGTGTGAAAGAGCTGCTATTCTTGGGAGCTGTAGTGGAACTCTGTTACAGAAAAAATTTGCAGAAAATGGTGTTACCGTTAGCATAGCGAGAAAAGACTGGAGTGTGAGATTTTGAATAAAATATATGTAATTGGTATAGGACCTGGCGAATATGAACAGATGACGATGAAAGCGATGAAAGCATTAGAAAACAGTGATGTAATCGTTGGATATACCGTGTATGTTGATTTGGTAATGACTTATTTTCCGAAAAAAGAGTTCTTGACTACTCCTATGAAGAAGGAAGTGGATCGATGTATTCTGGCTTTTGAGGAAGCAAAAAAGGAAAAGATAGTTTCCATGATTTGCAGTGGTGACGCTGGGGTGTATGGAATGTCAGGCCTTATTCTTGAACTAGCAGAACAGTATCCGGAAACAAGTATAGAAATCATACCAGGAGTTACGGCAGCATTAGCCGGTGGAGCAATACTTGGAGCACCACTCATGCATGATTTTGCTGTAATAAGTCTTAGTGATTTGCTTACTCCATGGGAAAAGATTGAAAGCAGGTTGGAATGTGCAGCGAAAGCAGATTTTGTAATCTGTTTATATAATCCATCCAGTAAGAAGCGTTTTGATTATTTGCAGAGAGCATGTGATATTGTTCTGAAATGTGCAAATCCAGGCACCCCTTGCGGCATTGCAGGTAATATTGGAAGGGACGGAGAAGCTATGAGTGTTATGCCTTTAAAGGAGTTACGTGAAGCTACAGTTGATATGTTCACAACTGTTTTTATTGGTAATTCACAAACAAAAATCATCAATGGGCGAATGGTAACACCAAGAGGCTATGAATTTTAATGGTTTAAGAAGTTACATGTGATGGAAGGAGGTAGGCAGGGTATGAGTAAGGTTCTGATTTTTGCAGGTACGGTAGAAGGTAGAAGAATTGCAGAATATTTAATCAGATCTGGTATAGCTATCCATGTATGTGTTGCAACGGAATACGGTGAGAAGCTCCTTCAAAAAGGGGACGGGATTACCATAACATCGAAGCGTTTGGATACCGCTGAAATGAAAGCAGTAATGATAGAGCAAAAGATATCTCTTGTAATCGATGCAACCCATCCTTACGCGGTTTTAGTATCACAAAATATTAAACAGGCATGCATGGAGACAGAGATAGAATATATGAGAATGCTAAGAGATAGCATACAGAAACAGGCTGAGCATTGTATTTATATGGATTCCATTGAAGAAGCTGCCCAGTATCTTAAAAATACGGAAGGAAATGTTCTGCTTACAACCGGAAGTAAAGAACTGGCAAAGTTTACAGAAATCACAGATTATAAAAGCCGCCTCTTTGCTAGAGTTTTGTCGACTCCGAGTGTCGTTGCCGAGTGCTCAAGGCTTGGATTTGAAGGTAGAAATCTGATTTGTATGCAGGGACCTTTTTGCGAAGAATTAAACTATGCGATGCTAAAACAAATTGATGCAAAATATCTAGTAACAAAGGAATCAGGAAGTGCGGGAGGATTTTTGGAAAAGCTTAATGCAGCCAGTATGGCTGGAGTTCAATCCATCGTAATAGGACGACCAAGCAAAGAAGAAGGGATTACATTTGAGGAATGCTTGAGTGTATTACGCGGACGCTTTCAAATTGAGAGTAAGAAAAAGATTACACTACTTGGTATAGGTATGGGTTCCCTAGAAAATATGACGATAGAAGGCAGAAATGCATGTGAAAATGCAGATGTTTTAATTGGAGCCAAAAGGATGTTAGAGTCTTTGGAGCAATTTCATAAACCGGTATTTGTTTCGTATCGAGCTGAAGAAATCTGTGAATTTGTGAATAACCATGAGGAATACCAGAGTTTTGTTGTGGCACTATCTGGAGATACCGGATTTTATAGTGGAGCCACAAAATTGATTCAAGCATTAGATGATTATGAGCTAGAGGTCTTACCAGGTATTTCTTCTGTGGTTTATCTGTGTTCCAAATTAAAAATGACATGGCAGGATGTAAAGTTCATCAGTAATCATGGAAGATATGAGAATGTAATTGCAGCAGTGAAAAACCATGAAAAGGTATTTTCTCTGTTAGGAGGACAGGACTGTGTCAGAAGTCTTTGTCAAAAACTCATAGACTATGGATTAAATGAGGTAATTGTATATCTCGGAGAACAATTATCCTATGAGAATGAAAAGATTACGGTAGGTAGTCCATCTCAACTGCTAAACCATACATTCGTAGAACCATGCGTTGTTCTAATAGAAAACAAGGAAGCAAGACTATCAGTCACAACCCATGGATTTTCAGATGAGAGTTTTATCCGTGGTAAAGTACCAATGACGAAGGAGGAAATACGAAGTATTTCTATTTCAAAGCTTCGGTTAACCAAGAACGCAGTTGTTTACGATATAGGTGCGGGCACAGGTTCTGTTTCGGTTGAAATGGCGTTACAAGCCATAGAGGGTACTGTTTATGCTGTTGAAAAGAAGTCAGAAGCAATTGGCTTGATTGAAGAAAATAAAAAGAAGTTTGGTGCAGATAATTTGGTTGTGATAGAAGGCATTGCGCCAGAAGCAATGGAACAATTACCTGTACCTACCCATGCATTCATTGGAGGAAGCTCTGGTAACTTACGAGACATCATGAAGCAGCTACTTAAAAAAAATCCTAATGTTCGGATTGTAATAAATGCAATTACGTTGGAGACAATTTCAGAGGCATTGGAGTGTATAAAGAGTCTTGAAGTTGCGGAGACGGAAGTAGTGCAGGTTTC is a window of Lachnoclostridium phytofermentans ISDg DNA encoding:
- the cobM gene encoding precorrin-4 C(11)-methyltransferase, which translates into the protein MVHFVGAGSGAADLITVRGHGLLKEADIIIYAGSLVNPELLEVKKTDCEVHNSATMTLEEVMEVMIRGEAEGKLIVRLHTGDPCLYGAIREQMDLLDEKNIAYEVCPGVSSFCGAASALNLEYTLPDVSQSVIITRMAGRTPVPEKEEIASFAAHQATMVIFLSTGMLKQLSEQLIAGGYDKDTPAAIVYKATWKDEKKFICTVDTLAQTAVENNITKTALIIVGDVIAHSNYRRSELYNPTFSTEFRPASV
- the cbiG gene encoding cobalt-precorrin 5A hydrolase, which translates into the protein MKVSLISFTLNGAKLGHNLLMLLKVQEYEARAFTIGAYAQETGLESINEPLKEWTKRQFDEAEGIIFIGATGIAVRAIAPFVKDKTKDPAVLVIDEKGEFVIPLLSGHIGGANELAYEIASLIRAIPVITTATDINQKFAVDLFTKKNNLYISRMDYAKEISAAVLNNRKIGFESDFPVIGTLPNDLTDNNDLTNNEDCEYGICISLNEKKEPYERTLNLIPKIITLGIGCRKGKASDEIEKVVSEVLKMNHVSIHSVANVSSIDLKKEEAGLLEFCDKFDLKLITYPAEVLEKVQGNYNESDFVKSVTGIGNVCERAAILGSCSGTLLQKKFAENGVTVSIARKDWSVRF
- the cobJ gene encoding precorrin-3B C(17)-methyltransferase is translated as MNKIYVIGIGPGEYEQMTMKAMKALENSDVIVGYTVYVDLVMTYFPKKEFLTTPMKKEVDRCILAFEEAKKEKIVSMICSGDAGVYGMSGLILELAEQYPETSIEIIPGVTAALAGGAILGAPLMHDFAVISLSDLLTPWEKIESRLECAAKADFVICLYNPSSKKRFDYLQRACDIVLKCANPGTPCGIAGNIGRDGEAMSVMPLKELREATVDMFTTVFIGNSQTKIINGRMVTPRGYEF
- the cobK gene encoding precorrin-6A reductase, which codes for MSKVLIFAGTVEGRRIAEYLIRSGIAIHVCVATEYGEKLLQKGDGITITSKRLDTAEMKAVMIEQKISLVIDATHPYAVLVSQNIKQACMETEIEYMRMLRDSIQKQAEHCIYMDSIEEAAQYLKNTEGNVLLTTGSKELAKFTEITDYKSRLFARVLSTPSVVAECSRLGFEGRNLICMQGPFCEELNYAMLKQIDAKYLVTKESGSAGGFLEKLNAASMAGVQSIVIGRPSKEEGITFEECLSVLRGRFQIESKKKITLLGIGMGSLENMTIEGRNACENADVLIGAKRMLESLEQFHKPVFVSYRAEEICEFVNNHEEYQSFVVALSGDTGFYSGATKLIQALDDYELEVLPGISSVVYLCSKLKMTWQDVKFISNHGRYENVIAAVKNHEKVFSLLGGQDCVRSLCQKLIDYGLNEVIVYLGEQLSYENEKITVGSPSQLLNHTFVEPCVVLIENKEARLSVTTHGFSDESFIRGKVPMTKEEIRSISISKLRLTKNAVVYDIGAGTGSVSVEMALQAIEGTVYAVEKKSEAIGLIEENKKKFGADNLVVIEGIAPEAMEQLPVPTHAFIGGSSGNLRDIMKQLLKKNPNVRIVINAITLETISEALECIKSLEVAETEVVQVSVSKSQQIGEYHMMMGQNPVFIISCTGK